Proteins from a genomic interval of Lysobacter stagni:
- a CDS encoding NCS2 family permease → MPQRLFQPLFRLREHGTDVRTEVVAGITTFLTMSYIVFVNPSVLGNTGMDTGAVFVATCLAAAIGTLVMAFAANYPVGMAPGMGLNAFFAFTVVGAMGYTWQQALGAVFVSGVVFLLLTITGARGWLIAGIPHSLRSAITAGIGLFLAIIALQKSGVIVGNPDTMVALGNLREPQPLLAVAGFLLIAVLEAWRVRGAILIGILAVTAMSLLLGLVDYRGIVSLPPSLAPTFLQLDIAGALGGGAAFSITAMLHVVIVFVLVEVFDATGTLMGVARRAGLLPLDDASAAQQKRFGRALFADSTAILAGSVLGTSSTTAYIESASGVQAGGRTGLTALVIAALFLLALLFSPLAAMVPPYATAPALLFVAGLMLRELGDVHWDDLTEAIPAALCTLAMPFTYSIANGLAFGFIAYAVLKLFTGRAREAHAAVWVVAGLFVLRFALA, encoded by the coding sequence ATGCCACAGCGCCTGTTCCAGCCCCTCTTCCGCCTGCGCGAACACGGCACGGACGTGCGTACCGAGGTCGTCGCGGGCATCACCACCTTCCTGACGATGTCCTACATCGTCTTCGTCAATCCCAGTGTGCTGGGCAACACCGGCATGGACACCGGCGCGGTGTTCGTGGCGACGTGCCTAGCCGCGGCGATCGGCACGTTGGTAATGGCCTTCGCCGCCAACTACCCGGTCGGCATGGCGCCGGGCATGGGCCTGAATGCGTTCTTCGCCTTCACCGTGGTCGGCGCGATGGGCTACACGTGGCAGCAGGCGCTGGGTGCGGTGTTCGTGTCGGGTGTGGTGTTCCTGCTGCTCACCATCACCGGTGCGCGCGGATGGCTGATCGCGGGCATTCCGCATTCGCTGCGCAGTGCGATCACCGCCGGCATCGGCCTGTTCCTGGCGATCATCGCACTGCAGAAATCGGGCGTGATCGTCGGCAACCCGGACACGATGGTCGCATTGGGCAACCTGCGCGAACCCCAGCCGCTGCTGGCCGTCGCCGGCTTCCTTCTGATCGCCGTGCTGGAAGCCTGGCGCGTGCGCGGCGCGATCCTCATCGGCATCCTCGCGGTCACGGCGATGTCGTTGCTGTTGGGCCTGGTCGACTACCGCGGCATCGTCAGCCTGCCGCCCAGTCTGGCGCCGACGTTCCTGCAACTGGACATCGCCGGCGCGCTGGGCGGCGGCGCAGCCTTCTCGATCACGGCGATGCTGCACGTGGTGATCGTGTTCGTGCTGGTGGAAGTGTTCGATGCCACCGGCACGCTGATGGGCGTGGCGCGTCGCGCAGGCCTGCTGCCGCTGGACGATGCCTCCGCCGCGCAACAGAAGCGCTTCGGGCGCGCACTGTTCGCCGACAGCACCGCGATCCTCGCCGGTTCCGTGCTGGGCACCAGCAGCACCACGGCCTACATCGAGAGCGCATCGGGCGTGCAGGCCGGCGGGCGCACCGGTCTGACCGCGCTGGTGATCGCCGCGCTGTTCCTGCTGGCGTTGTTGTTCTCGCCTCTGGCGGCGATGGTGCCGCCCTACGCCACCGCACCGGCGCTGCTGTTCGTCGCCGGCCTGATGCTGCGCGAGCTGGGCGACGTGCACTGGGACGACCTCACCGAAGCGATCCCCGCCGCGTTGTGCACGCTGGCGATGCCCTTCACCTATTCCATCGCCAACGGACTGGCATTCGGCTTCATCGCCTACGCCGTGCTCAAGCTGTTCACCGGCCGCGCGCGCGAGGCGCATGCGGCGGTGTGGGTGGTCGCGGGGTTGTTCGTGCTGCGCTTCGCGCTGGCGTGA
- a CDS encoding DUF1800 domain-containing protein, translating to MDFRQALRAGGLALGLCMLAACGGGGGGDDDGPSLTPGNPSSPGTPSPYPDIPATDADAARFLTQATFGPTNAEIARLRQIGYRRWLDEQMDPSRTPTTLVLPHLQQLVANGMLATDLRPQHRRNYWLWQAANGNDQLRMRMAFALSEIFVMSDREVADSTATVNRIADYQDTLARGAFGSYRTLLEQVALHPAMGYFLSHVGNRKADPRRNITPDENFGREVMQLFSIGLYERNKDFSPVLDSSGQTVPTYDEQVVSAMARVFTGWTYAGQTDAQFGRGDNTSFAPMECHPAFHDDQPKQIFRGVVVNEGNNCTASLKRTLDALADHPNVAPFISRQLIQRFVTSNPSPAYVERVATTWQTSGGNLGQVIRAVLLDTEARMAPPDVGFGKAREPLVKVATLWRAFGARYVPAANGEVRFTFSNAGDLTASLMQDSQRAPSVFNFFEPDYRLPAANGVQGIFGPEFQILTEATYLSMLNQNDALVWNFTGAAPTATTAAPVLDMSRLTTLAEARDHAGMVAQVNLLLFHGTLGSAPSQTMVTMLDRLAASNETAANRAKSLVLIALASPEFAIQR from the coding sequence ATGGACTTCAGGCAGGCGTTGCGGGCCGGTGGGCTCGCGCTCGGGCTGTGCATGCTCGCCGCGTGCGGTGGTGGAGGCGGCGGCGACGATGACGGTCCATCGCTCACGCCCGGCAACCCTTCATCGCCCGGTACGCCGTCGCCGTATCCGGACATCCCGGCCACCGACGCCGATGCGGCCCGCTTCCTGACCCAGGCGACGTTCGGCCCCACCAACGCGGAGATCGCGCGCCTGCGCCAGATCGGTTACCGCCGCTGGCTCGACGAGCAGATGGATCCCTCGCGCACGCCGACCACGCTGGTGCTTCCGCACCTGCAGCAGCTGGTGGCCAACGGCATGCTGGCGACGGACCTGCGACCGCAGCATCGCCGCAACTACTGGCTGTGGCAGGCGGCGAACGGCAACGACCAGCTGCGCATGCGCATGGCGTTCGCGCTGAGCGAGATCTTCGTGATGTCCGATCGCGAAGTCGCCGATTCCACCGCCACGGTCAACCGCATCGCCGACTACCAGGACACGCTGGCGCGTGGCGCGTTCGGCAGCTATCGCACGCTGCTCGAACAGGTGGCCCTGCATCCGGCGATGGGCTACTTCCTCAGCCACGTCGGCAACCGCAAGGCCGACCCACGCCGCAACATCACGCCCGACGAGAACTTCGGCCGCGAGGTGATGCAGCTGTTCTCCATCGGCCTGTATGAGCGAAACAAGGACTTCAGCCCGGTGCTGGACTCCAGCGGGCAGACCGTGCCGACATACGACGAGCAGGTCGTCAGCGCGATGGCGCGCGTGTTCACCGGCTGGACCTATGCCGGCCAGACCGACGCGCAGTTCGGTCGCGGCGACAACACCAGCTTTGCGCCGATGGAATGCCACCCGGCCTTCCACGACGACCAGCCCAAGCAGATCTTCCGCGGCGTCGTCGTCAACGAAGGCAACAACTGCACGGCCAGTCTGAAGCGCACGCTCGATGCGCTGGCCGATCACCCCAACGTCGCACCGTTCATCAGCCGGCAGCTGATCCAGCGCTTCGTCACCTCCAATCCCAGTCCTGCCTACGTCGAGCGCGTCGCCACCACGTGGCAGACCTCGGGTGGCAACCTGGGGCAGGTGATCCGCGCGGTGCTGCTGGATACCGAAGCACGCATGGCCCCGCCCGATGTGGGTTTCGGCAAGGCACGCGAGCCGTTGGTGAAGGTGGCCACCTTGTGGCGTGCCTTCGGCGCACGCTACGTACCGGCCGCGAACGGCGAAGTGCGCTTCACGTTCTCCAACGCGGGCGACCTCACCGCATCGCTGATGCAGGACTCGCAGCGCGCACCGTCGGTGTTCAACTTCTTCGAGCCCGACTACCGCCTGCCGGCGGCGAACGGCGTGCAGGGCATCTTCGGGCCGGAGTTCCAGATCCTCACCGAAGCCACCTACCTGTCGATGCTCAACCAGAACGACGCGCTGGTGTGGAACTTCACCGGTGCCGCGCCGACGGCAACGACCGCAGCGCCGGTACTGGACATGAGCCGCCTGACGACGCTGGCCGAAGCGCGCGATCACGCCGGCATGGTGGCGCAGGTCAACCTGCTGCTTTTCCACGGCACGCTGGGCAGCGCGCCCTCGCAGACGATGGTGACGATGCTCGATCGCCTCGCCGCGTCCAACGAGACTGCGGCGAACCGTGCCAAGTCGCTGGTGCTCATCGCGCTGGCCTCACCCGAATTCGCGATCCAGCGCTAG
- a CDS encoding DUF1501 domain-containing protein — translation MSRSIREDRRNFLRRVQAVVAGGAAYALLPQLELVGRAYAAEPLPGNDYRALVCIFLFGGSDSFNMLIPHEANEHAAYLTSRGGVYEATTNPFGLGIARDSLVTVNDSAGKTWGLHPECASMKPLFDAGELAFLANIGPLVEPLTKDDVTRRLKRLPPYLYSHNDQQKLWMRGHTNRAGTTGWGGLLADRAEASNLGLQSLPPSISISGSNLFQFGATTLPFAMSSGGPATVNRFRNDGSATDRIRSESLRALVESAYQPIMQDQYAVIGDSAINLNDTLRVALNPTNGGDITTVFPAGGLASQLRMVARMIKASRTSAINHRRQIYYVSMGGFDTHQNQMAANGHGALLRQLGDSLAAFRAALAEIGALNDTTTFTMSDFGRTLNSNGNGTDHGWGGVQLVMGGAAANGGALRGGQVWGSYPLLELDGTQAVGRGRMVPTISVNQMGATLAQWFGLPAGEVGAIFPGIENFAQPRLGFLT, via the coding sequence ATGTCCCGATCCATTCGCGAAGACCGCCGCAACTTCCTGCGCCGCGTGCAGGCCGTCGTGGCCGGCGGAGCCGCTTATGCGCTGCTGCCGCAGCTGGAACTGGTCGGCCGCGCGTACGCGGCCGAGCCGCTGCCCGGCAACGACTACCGCGCGCTGGTGTGCATCTTCCTGTTCGGCGGCAGCGATTCGTTCAACATGCTCATCCCGCATGAGGCGAACGAGCACGCGGCCTACCTCACCAGTCGCGGCGGTGTGTACGAAGCCACGACAAATCCCTTCGGTCTGGGCATCGCACGCGACAGCCTGGTGACCGTCAACGACAGCGCCGGCAAGACATGGGGTTTGCATCCGGAATGCGCCTCCATGAAGCCGCTGTTCGACGCGGGTGAACTGGCGTTCCTGGCCAACATCGGTCCACTGGTGGAACCGCTGACCAAGGACGACGTCACGCGCCGCCTCAAGCGCCTGCCGCCCTACCTGTATTCGCACAACGACCAGCAGAAGCTGTGGATGCGCGGCCACACCAATCGCGCCGGCACCACCGGCTGGGGCGGCCTGCTGGCCGACCGTGCGGAAGCGTCCAACCTGGGGCTGCAATCGCTGCCGCCGTCCATTTCCATCTCCGGCAGCAACCTGTTCCAGTTCGGGGCAACGACGCTGCCATTCGCGATGTCCTCCGGTGGGCCGGCTACTGTCAATCGCTTCCGCAACGATGGCAGCGCAACCGACAGGATCCGCTCCGAATCGCTGCGCGCGCTGGTGGAGTCGGCCTATCAGCCGATCATGCAGGACCAGTATGCGGTGATCGGCGACAGCGCGATCAATCTCAACGACACGCTGCGCGTGGCCTTGAACCCCACCAACGGCGGCGACATCACGACGGTGTTTCCGGCCGGCGGACTGGCATCACAGCTGCGCATGGTCGCGCGCATGATCAAGGCCAGCCGCACCTCGGCCATCAACCATCGTCGCCAGATCTACTACGTCAGCATGGGTGGCTTCGACACGCATCAGAACCAGATGGCCGCCAACGGCCACGGTGCGTTGCTGCGTCAGCTGGGCGATTCGCTGGCGGCGTTCCGTGCGGCGCTGGCCGAGATCGGCGCGCTCAACGACACCACCACGTTCACGATGAGCGACTTCGGCCGCACCTTGAACAGCAACGGCAACGGCACCGACCACGGCTGGGGCGGCGTGCAGCTGGTGATGGGCGGGGCGGCTGCGAACGGCGGCGCGCTGCGGGGCGGCCAGGTGTGGGGCAGCTATCCGCTGCTGGAACTCGACGGCACGCAGGCGGTGGGTCGCGGCCGCATGGTGCCGACGATATCGGTCAACCAGATGGGCGCCACGCTGGCGCAATGGTTCGGCCTGCCGGCGGGCGAGGTGGGCGCGATCTTCCCCGGCATCGAGAACTTCGCCCAGCCGAGACTGGGGTTTCTGACCTGA
- the pyrF gene encoding orotidine-5'-phosphate decarboxylase, translating into MSFMQALRARWSHADSLVCVGLDPEPAKFPAKFANDADAVFAFCRDIADATAQYACAFKPQIAHFAALGAEGALQRLIAHLHDAHPGVPVILDSKRGDIGSTAQHYASEAFDRYAADAVTVNPYLGRDSAQPFLDRADRGVVILCRTSNPGAGDLQDLSIDGRPLYQHVAAKVAQEWNTNGNCSLVVGATWPAQLKEVRAIVGEVPFLVPGVGAQGGDVEAVVTNAKTADGTGLMVSSSRAILYASGGDDYAEAAANAARELRDQINRYR; encoded by the coding sequence ATGAGCTTCATGCAGGCGCTGCGCGCGCGCTGGTCACACGCCGACTCCCTCGTCTGCGTCGGCCTGGACCCGGAACCGGCGAAGTTTCCCGCGAAGTTCGCCAACGATGCGGACGCGGTGTTCGCGTTCTGCCGCGATATCGCCGATGCCACCGCGCAGTACGCGTGTGCGTTCAAGCCGCAGATCGCGCATTTCGCGGCGCTGGGTGCGGAAGGTGCATTGCAGCGCCTGATCGCGCATCTGCATGACGCGCATCCGGGCGTTCCCGTCATCCTGGACAGCAAGCGCGGCGACATCGGCAGCACGGCGCAGCACTACGCCAGCGAAGCCTTCGACCGTTACGCCGCCGATGCGGTCACGGTGAATCCGTACCTCGGCCGCGATTCGGCGCAACCGTTCCTGGACCGTGCCGACCGCGGCGTGGTGATCCTGTGCCGCACGTCCAACCCGGGCGCAGGCGATCTGCAGGATCTTTCGATCGATGGGCGTCCGCTGTACCAGCATGTCGCCGCCAAGGTGGCGCAGGAATGGAACACGAACGGCAACTGCTCGCTCGTGGTGGGTGCTACGTGGCCGGCCCAGCTGAAGGAAGTGCGCGCGATCGTTGGCGAGGTACCGTTCCTGGTGCCCGGCGTGGGCGCGCAGGGTGGCGACGTGGAAGCGGTCGTGACGAACGCGAAGACCGCCGATGGCACCGGCCTGATGGTGAGCAGCTCGCGCGCCATCCTCTATGCCTCCGGCGGCGACGACTACGCCGAAGCCGCCGCGAACGCGGCGCGCGAACTGCGCGACCAGATCAACCGGTATCGCTGA
- the ettA gene encoding energy-dependent translational throttle protein EttA yields MQYIYTMNGVSKVVPPKRQIIKDISLSFFPGAKIGLLGLNGAGKSTVLKIMAGVDTDFVGEARPQPGIKVGYLPQEPQLDPTMTVRQAVEEGVGEVLNAQAALEAVYAAYAEEGADFDALAKEQERLEAVLAAGDAHTLENQLEVAADALRLPPWDAVVGKLSGGEKRRVALCRLLLQKPDMLLLDEPTNHLDAESVEWLEQFLARYTGTVVAVTHDRYFLDNAAEWILELDRGRGIPWKGNYTDWLVQKDERLKQEENQEKSRQKAIQKELEWSRQNAKGGRSKGKARLARMEELQSVDYQRRQETNEIFIPPGERLGNKVVEFKNVSKKFGDRLLIDNLSFSVPPGAIVGIIGPNGAGKSTLFKMITGQEKPDSGEIDMGSTVKLAYVDQSRDALTGNHNVFQEVSGGLDILNINGIEIQSRAYIGRFNFKGQDQQKMVGSLSGGERGRLHMAKTLLQGGNVLLLDEPSNDLDIETLRALEDALLEFPGNAFVISHDRWFLDRIATHILAFEGDSHVEFFQGNYREYEEDKKRRLGAEGAQPHRLRFKALK; encoded by the coding sequence ATGCAATACATCTACACCATGAACGGCGTCAGCAAGGTCGTGCCGCCGAAGCGTCAGATCATCAAGGACATCTCGCTGTCCTTCTTCCCGGGCGCGAAGATCGGCCTGCTGGGCCTCAACGGCGCGGGCAAGTCGACCGTGCTGAAGATCATGGCCGGCGTGGACACGGATTTCGTCGGTGAAGCGCGTCCGCAACCGGGCATCAAGGTCGGCTACCTGCCGCAGGAACCGCAGCTGGATCCGACGATGACCGTCCGCCAGGCCGTCGAGGAAGGCGTGGGCGAGGTGCTCAACGCGCAGGCCGCGCTGGAAGCCGTCTATGCCGCCTACGCCGAGGAAGGCGCGGACTTCGATGCGCTGGCCAAGGAACAGGAACGCCTGGAGGCGGTCCTCGCCGCCGGAGATGCGCACACGCTGGAAAACCAGCTGGAAGTCGCCGCCGACGCGCTGCGCCTGCCGCCGTGGGACGCCGTCGTCGGCAAGCTCTCCGGTGGCGAGAAGCGCCGCGTCGCGCTGTGCCGCCTGCTGCTGCAGAAGCCGGACATGCTGCTGCTCGACGAACCGACCAACCACCTCGACGCCGAATCGGTCGAATGGCTGGAGCAGTTCCTCGCGCGCTACACCGGCACCGTCGTGGCCGTCACCCACGATCGCTACTTCCTCGACAACGCCGCCGAGTGGATCCTCGAGCTCGACCGTGGTCGCGGCATTCCGTGGAAGGGCAACTACACCGACTGGCTGGTCCAGAAGGACGAGCGCCTGAAGCAGGAAGAAAACCAGGAGAAGTCGCGCCAGAAGGCGATCCAGAAGGAACTGGAGTGGTCGCGCCAGAACGCGAAGGGCGGCCGTTCCAAGGGCAAGGCGCGTCTGGCACGCATGGAAGAACTGCAGTCGGTCGACTACCAGCGGCGCCAGGAAACCAACGAGATCTTCATCCCGCCGGGCGAGCGCCTGGGCAACAAGGTCGTCGAGTTCAAGAACGTCTCCAAGAAGTTCGGCGACCGCCTGCTCATCGACAACCTGTCGTTCTCGGTTCCGCCGGGCGCGATCGTCGGCATCATCGGCCCCAACGGCGCCGGCAAGTCGACTCTGTTCAAGATGATCACGGGCCAGGAGAAGCCGGATTCGGGCGAGATCGACATGGGCTCGACCGTCAAGCTGGCCTACGTGGACCAGAGCCGCGATGCACTGACCGGCAACCACAACGTGTTCCAGGAAGTCTCCGGCGGCCTGGACATCCTCAACATCAACGGCATCGAGATCCAGTCGCGCGCCTACATCGGCCGCTTCAACTTCAAGGGCCAGGACCAGCAGAAGATGGTCGGCTCGCTGTCGGGCGGTGAACGCGGCCGCCTGCACATGGCCAAGACGCTGCTGCAGGGCGGCAACGTGCTGCTGCTCGACGAACCGTCGAACGACCTGGACATCGAAACGCTGCGTGCGCTGGAAGATGCGCTGCTCGAGTTCCCGGGCAACGCGTTCGTGATCTCGCACGACCGCTGGTTCCTGGACCGCATCGCCACGCACATCCTCGCCTTCGAGGGCGACTCGCACGTGGAGTTCTTCCAGGGCAACTACCGCGAGTACGAGGAAGACAAGAAGCGCCGCCTCGGCGCGGAAGGTGCCCAGCCGCACCGCCTGCGCTTCAAGGCGCTGAAGTAA
- a CDS encoding aspartyl/asparaginyl beta-hydroxylase domain-containing protein has product MKWVFVLLFVACAVHVHLRGRVRHRLGRQLLDHSTFMAPINVLMYAFSRVPTTPFLDDPGRHFPELEPLRANWPAIRDEARRLRELQHIKAADGYTDVGFNSFFRRGWKRFYLKWYDDAHPSAAQLCPVTTGLLRDIPSVKAAMFTELPPGSELRPHRDPYAGSLRLHLGLETPNDEGCFIEVDGQRYSWRDGQWTMFDETFIHRARNDTQSNRIILFCDVERPLRLAPVRAINRFVARHLIAAGASPNVEGDRTGGFNRLFKHFYALRLKAKGLRERNQSLYYGLKYTAVALVAAFIVWI; this is encoded by the coding sequence ATGAAATGGGTCTTCGTCCTGTTGTTCGTCGCCTGCGCGGTGCATGTGCACCTGCGCGGGCGGGTCCGGCACCGCCTGGGTCGGCAGTTGCTGGACCATTCCACCTTCATGGCCCCGATCAACGTGCTGATGTACGCGTTCTCGCGCGTGCCCACCACGCCCTTCCTCGACGATCCGGGCCGCCATTTCCCCGAGCTGGAGCCGCTGCGCGCGAACTGGCCCGCCATCCGCGACGAGGCCCGGCGCCTGCGCGAGCTGCAGCACATCAAGGCCGCCGACGGTTACACCGACGTGGGGTTCAACTCGTTCTTCCGGCGCGGCTGGAAGCGCTTCTACCTGAAGTGGTACGACGACGCCCACCCGTCCGCGGCCCAGCTGTGCCCGGTGACCACCGGGCTGCTGCGCGACATCCCCAGCGTGAAGGCGGCCATGTTCACGGAGCTGCCGCCGGGCAGCGAGCTGCGCCCGCACCGGGACCCGTACGCCGGCTCGCTGCGCCTGCACCTGGGGCTGGAGACGCCCAACGACGAGGGCTGCTTCATCGAGGTCGACGGCCAGCGCTACAGCTGGCGCGACGGCCAGTGGACGATGTTCGACGAGACCTTCATCCACCGCGCGCGCAACGACACCCAGTCCAACCGCATCATCCTGTTCTGCGATGTGGAACGCCCCCTGCGCTTGGCTCCGGTCCGCGCGATCAACCGTTTCGTGGCCCGCCACCTGATCGCCGCCGGCGCCTCGCCCAACGTGGAGGGCGACCGGACGGGTGGCTTCAACCGCCTGTTCAAGCACTTCTACGCCCTGCGACTGAAGGCCAAGGGCCTGCGCGAGCGCAACCAGTCGCTGTATTACGGGCTCAAGTACACCGCGGTGGCGCTGGTGGCCGCGTTCATCGTCTGGATCTGA
- the glyA gene encoding serine hydroxymethyltransferase, whose translation MFPSSARIAGYDDELAQAIANEARRQEDHVELIASENYASPRVMEAQGSVLTNKYAEGYPGKRYYGGCEYVDIAEQLAIERLKQLFGADYANVQPHSGSQANQAVYLALLNPGDTILGMSLAHGGHLTHGAKVNVSGKLFNAIQYGVNDQGLIDYDEVEKLALEHKPKMVVAGFSAYSQHIDWARFRAIADKVGAYLFVDMAHVAGLVAAGVYPNPLPHAHVVTSTTHKTLRGPRGGIIVSLKAGEEIEKKLQSIVFPGIQGGPLMHVIAAKAVAFKEALEPEFTTYQQQVVKNAQAMAKTIIARGYKIVSGGTQNHLMLIDMIGKGVTGKDAEAALGKAHITVNKNAVPNDPQKPFVTSGLRIGTPAVTTRGYQEADCIELAGWICDVLDAPKDEAVIAAVREKVTAQCKKFPVYG comes from the coding sequence ATGTTCCCCAGCTCCGCCCGCATCGCCGGTTACGACGATGAACTCGCCCAGGCCATCGCCAACGAGGCCCGTCGCCAGGAGGATCACGTCGAGCTGATCGCCTCGGAGAACTACGCCAGCCCGCGCGTGATGGAAGCCCAGGGCAGCGTGCTGACCAACAAGTACGCCGAGGGTTATCCCGGCAAGCGCTATTACGGCGGTTGCGAGTACGTGGACATCGCCGAGCAGCTGGCCATCGAGCGCCTGAAGCAGCTCTTCGGCGCCGACTACGCGAACGTCCAGCCGCATTCGGGTTCGCAGGCCAACCAGGCCGTGTACCTGGCCCTGCTCAATCCGGGCGACACCATCCTGGGCATGTCGCTGGCGCATGGCGGCCACCTCACCCACGGTGCCAAGGTCAACGTCAGCGGCAAGCTGTTCAACGCCATCCAGTACGGCGTGAACGACCAGGGCCTCATCGATTACGACGAGGTCGAGAAGCTCGCGCTGGAGCACAAGCCGAAGATGGTCGTGGCCGGTTTCTCGGCCTACTCGCAGCACATCGACTGGGCGCGCTTCCGCGCCATCGCCGACAAGGTCGGCGCGTACCTGTTCGTCGACATGGCGCACGTCGCCGGCCTGGTCGCCGCCGGCGTGTACCCGAACCCGCTGCCGCACGCGCACGTGGTCACCTCGACCACGCACAAGACCCTGCGCGGCCCGCGCGGCGGCATCATCGTGTCGCTCAAGGCGGGCGAGGAGATCGAGAAGAAGCTGCAGAGCATCGTCTTCCCCGGCATCCAGGGCGGGCCGCTGATGCACGTCATCGCCGCCAAGGCGGTGGCCTTCAAGGAAGCGCTGGAGCCGGAATTCACCACCTACCAGCAGCAGGTCGTGAAGAATGCGCAGGCTATGGCGAAGACCATCATCGCGCGCGGCTACAAGATCGTTTCCGGCGGCACGCAGAACCACCTCATGCTGATCGACATGATCGGCAAGGGCGTCACCGGCAAGGATGCGGAAGCCGCACTGGGCAAGGCGCATATCACGGTCAACAAGAATGCCGTGCCGAACGATCCGCAGAAGCCGTTCGTCACGTCCGGCCTTCGCATCGGTACTCCCGCGGTGACCACGCGCGGCTATCAGGAAGCCGACTGCATCGAGCTGGCCGGATGGATCTGCGACGTGCTGGACGCACCGAAGGACGAGGCCGTCATCGCCGCCGTGCGCGAGAAGGTGACGGCGCAGTGCAAGAAGTTCCCGGTTTACGGCTGA
- a CDS encoding energy transducer TonB family protein: MARLTVVALACAGAMFLAGCASTPSMPVAEKAGAGSRVLVRNGSTSSASHGAARYSLTDRACSVESLQLLSADEVDALTEGWREPDDCEGPEKLSLPAYGASPGRKGSAHVLVRLTAEGAVESVQAVCATDRRFGETAVETVKRIRFSHMTCKGVPTRVAFFLPLDYKYD; encoded by the coding sequence ATGGCGCGGCTGACCGTGGTGGCACTGGCCTGCGCCGGTGCGATGTTCCTGGCCGGCTGCGCCAGTACGCCTTCCATGCCGGTAGCGGAAAAGGCGGGGGCGGGTTCGCGCGTGCTCGTCAGGAACGGTTCGACCTCATCGGCGAGCCACGGCGCCGCGCGCTACAGCCTGACCGACCGCGCCTGCAGCGTGGAATCGCTGCAGCTGCTTTCCGCCGATGAAGTGGACGCGCTGACCGAAGGCTGGCGCGAACCCGACGACTGCGAGGGCCCGGAGAAGCTCAGCCTTCCCGCCTATGGCGCCTCGCCGGGCCGGAAGGGCTCCGCGCACGTGCTGGTGCGGCTGACGGCCGAGGGCGCGGTCGAATCCGTGCAGGCCGTCTGCGCCACCGATCGCCGCTTTGGCGAGACCGCCGTCGAGACGGTCAAGCGCATCCGCTTCTCGCACATGACCTGCAAGGGTGTGCCGACCCGCGTGGCGTTCTTCCTGCCGCTCGATTACAAGTACGACTGA
- the nrdR gene encoding transcriptional regulator NrdR, producing the protein MHCPFCQHNDTRVIDSRVSDDGATIRRRRVCEACGERFSTLETIELKLPLIIKSDGRREAFDARKLRASFDRALQKRPVSEEHIEASVRAVVHQLRMTAERELPSRRVGEFVMAELRKLDHVAYVRFASVYRAFQDVADFREELDRLESDNSVEGQLPLLDEEAEPTSRQRKR; encoded by the coding sequence ATGCACTGTCCTTTCTGCCAGCACAACGACACCCGCGTGATCGACTCGCGCGTGTCCGACGACGGCGCCACCATCCGTCGTCGCCGCGTGTGCGAAGCCTGCGGCGAACGTTTCTCCACGCTCGAGACCATCGAGCTCAAACTGCCGCTGATCATCAAGAGCGATGGCCGACGCGAGGCGTTCGACGCGCGCAAGCTGCGCGCCAGCTTCGACCGCGCACTGCAGAAGCGGCCGGTGTCGGAAGAACACATCGAGGCCTCCGTGCGCGCGGTGGTGCACCAGCTGCGCATGACCGCCGAACGTGAGCTGCCTTCGCGCCGCGTCGGCGAGTTCGTCATGGCCGAACTGCGCAAGCTCGACCACGTCGCCTACGTGCGCTTTGCTTCGGTCTACCGTGCGTTCCAGGACGTGGCCGACTTCCGCGAGGAGCTGGACCGGCTGGAAAGCGACAATTCCGTTGAAGGCCAGCTACCGCTGCTCGACGAGGAAGCCGAGCCCACGTCGCGGCAGCGAAAACGCTGA